A DNA window from Methanosphaera sp. WGK6 contains the following coding sequences:
- a CDS encoding KEOPS complex subunit Pcc1 has translation MKIKTKITFTYIENKYAKIAYNSLYPDNTDFIESHVEDNKLICYIENEKITSVLNTIEDLIHCEKMIEMTSTMI, from the coding sequence ATGAAAATAAAAACTAAAATAACTTTTACATATATTGAAAATAAATATGCAAAAATCGCATATAACTCATTATATCCAGATAATACTGATTTTATAGAATCTCATGTTGAAGACAATAAACTTATTTGTTATATTGAAAATGAGAAAATAACCAGTGTTTTAAATACTATTGAAGATTTAATTCACTGTGAAAAAATGATAGAAATGACTTCTACCATGATTTAA
- a CDS encoding peptidylprolyl isomerase has translation MPIDEKDFVKLNYTGRVKETGDVFDTTYEEVAEEAGIKNENKDYEPMVLAVGSSQLIPKLHDEIKELEVGDKKTVVIPCEEAFGKRDPSLIQLIPMREFKKQNIKPFVGMPLTLEGNPGVVRTIDGGRVRVDFNHELAGKDIEYELEIVDTITDNDEKIKGLIKVYYGNPTLDVEKTEIEIEDAVAKITLDKLAGFEQRSVQEVTLSKFRVAREIYENIEEIEKVQFIDEYEKPEPEEETETEEAPEVLSDDEE, from the coding sequence AATTACACTGGAAGAGTAAAAGAAACTGGAGATGTATTTGATACTACATATGAAGAAGTTGCTGAAGAAGCAGGTATCAAAAATGAAAACAAAGACTATGAACCTATGGTTTTAGCAGTAGGATCTTCTCAATTAATTCCAAAATTACATGATGAAATTAAAGAATTAGAAGTAGGAGACAAAAAAACAGTAGTTATTCCATGTGAAGAAGCATTCGGTAAAAGAGACCCAAGTTTAATTCAATTAATTCCAATGAGAGAATTCAAAAAACAAAACATTAAACCATTTGTAGGCATGCCTTTAACCTTAGAAGGAAATCCTGGTGTTGTAAGAACAATTGATGGTGGAAGAGTAAGAGTAGATTTTAACCATGAATTAGCAGGTAAAGATATTGAATACGAATTAGAAATAGTAGATACAATTACAGACAATGATGAAAAAATCAAAGGATTAATTAAAGTATACTATGGAAATCCAACTTTAGATGTTGAAAAAACAGAAATTGAAATAGAAGATGCTGTAGCAAAAATCACTTTAGATAAATTAGCAGGATTTGAACAAAGATCTGTACAAGAAGTAACATTATCTAAATTCAGAGTAGCTAGAGAAATCTATGAAAACATCGAAGAAATTGAAAAAGTTCAATTCATAGATGAATATGAAAAACCAGAACCAGAAGAAGAAACAGAAACTGAAGAAGCTCCTGAAGTATTATCTGATGATGAAGAATAA
- the rplJ gene encoding 50S ribosomal protein L16, producing the protein MVRPYMRKEYIRKIPASKIVQYDMGNLSEEFPLEVSLAVKEHTHLTHNSLEAARIASNRYLQRTTGKMGYRLKIRTYPHHIVRENPMATGAGADRVQSGMRGAFGKAVSSEALVRANQRVITAYVNVKDFESAKTALNRAAMKLPVSCKLVIDKGNDLVQY; encoded by the coding sequence ATGGTTAGACCATACATGAGAAAAGAATATATTAGAAAAATCCCAGCATCAAAAATTGTACAATATGATATGGGTAATTTATCAGAAGAATTTCCATTAGAAGTAAGTTTAGCAGTTAAAGAACACACACATTTAACACACAATTCTTTAGAAGCAGCAAGGATTGCTTCAAACAGATATTTACAAAGAACAACTGGTAAAATGGGTTACAGATTAAAAATTAGAACATACCCACACCACATAGTAAGAGAAAATCCTATGGCTACTGGTGCAGGAGCAGATAGGGTTCAAAGTGGTATGAGAGGAGCTTTCGGTAAAGCAGTTAGTTCTGAAGCTTTAGTAAGAGCAAACCAAAGAGTAATTACAGCATATGTAAATGTAAAAGATTTCGAAAGTGCAAAAACTGCACTTAACAGAGCTGCAATGAAATTACCAGTTAGTTGTAAATTAGTAATTGACAAAGGTAACGACCTTGTTCAATACTAA